In the Cryptococcus neoformans var. neoformans JEC21 chromosome 1, complete sequence genome, one interval contains:
- a CDS encoding prohibitin PHB1, putative: MAAAQRISRLIVPLAIGATVVQSALYDVPGGYRAVLFDRFSGVRPDATGEGTHFLIPWLQRAILYDVRIKPRNISTTTGSKDMQMVSLTLRVMSRPDIEHLSKIYQSLGLDYDERVLPSIGNEVLKATVAQFDASELITNREIVSARIRDDLLNRAKEFNILLEDVSITHMTFGKEFTSAVEQKQIAQQDAERAKFVVEKAEQERQASVIRAEGQAEAANTISKALSKAGDAFIQFKKIETSREIANTLSQNKNVSYVPAANGNMLLQVPSQQQ; the protein is encoded by the exons ATGGCAGCTGCTCAGAGAATTTCCAGGCTGATAG TCCCTCTTGCTATTGGTGCTACCGTCGTCCAATCTGCACTTTACGATGTTCCCGGTGGATACCGTGCTGTGTTGTTCGACCGGTTTTCAGGTGTCAGGCCGGAT GCTACCGGAGAAGGTACACACTTTTTGATCCCTTGGTTGCAGCGAGCGATTTTGTACGATGTGAGGATTAAGCCTCGAAACATCTCTACCACAACTGGGTCCAAGG ACATGCAGATGGTTTCTCTCACTTTACGTGTTATGTCTCGACCGGACATCGAGCATCTTTCGAAGATCTATCAGTCTTTGGGTCTTGA CTACGATGAGCGAGTTCTTCCCTCCATTGGTAACGAAGTGTTGAAGGCTACCGTCGCTCAGTTTGATG CCTCTGAATTGATCACAAATCGAGAGATTGTTTCCGCTAGGATCCGTGATGACCTTCTGAACCGAGCAAAGGAGTTCaacatccttcttgaagatgtttCTATC ACCCACATGAC CTTTGGCAAGGAATTCACCTCTGCTGTCGAACAGAAGCAGATTGCCCAGCAAGACGCCGAACGTGCCAAGTTCGTTGTTGAAAAGGCCGAACAAGAGCGTCAAGCTTCCGTCATCCGAGCCGAGGGTCAAGCTGAGGCTGCTAACACCATATCTAAGGCCTTGAGCAAGGCTGGTGATGCGTTTATCCAGTTTaagaagattgagactAGTAGGGAAATTG CCAACACTCTTTCCCAGAACAAGAACGTCAGTTACGTCCCCGCAGCCAATGGCAACATGCTTTTGCAAGTCCCTTCTCAACAACAATAA
- a CDS encoding glutamine-tRNA ligase, putative, with amino-acid sequence MPPKFDPNSPENAPLIQLFQSLGLASNSATELVRQPKSGKAFKSLIDEYGLTNNKYDEKQAGALVKLSSVSAKLGSEQKDFLVQKIVKGDVKTPDQVTAAVKFAEKNPDLKANEEAFDKECGVGINITLADLPELLKSYITSLPSPPEGWNSLGPILGGIKGGASDLRWANATEVKSTLESIFVSLFGTKEAAAAAAAAKPKAKAPKAAEKPVKPVSTTAAVATKSSSATPAIPTNIFEEGFLSEFHKVGENPQSDPKLKEEHLAWTKGQVYTRFPPEPNGYLHIGHVKAIMVDFGYAKYHGGRTYLRYDDTNPEAEEGRYFQSILETVRWLGFEPWKITYSSDNFDRLYELAVELIRRGKGYVCTCDAEKIKEDRGMGKGNPIPCVHRDRPIEESLHEFERMKNGEYKEKEACMRMKMDLNSGNPYMWDTVAYRVKKAPHHRTGDKWKIYPTYDFTHCLCDSIENITHSLCTIEFIPARESYEWLCDALSVYKARQYEFARLNLQGTFLSKRKIAKLVQNGHVKDWDDPRLYTIIALRRRGIPPGALLSFVSELGVTNIPSTTEIQKFESCVRGYLESSAPRLMMVLNPIKIIIDNVPDDYRVQVEVPLHPKIPAMGTVQTIFTKEVYIDADDFREVDSPDYFRLAPGKSVGLFKAPYPVTCTSFTKDPVTGRVTEVHCTLAGEGFKKPKAYIQWVNAPEAVKIDEVRYFKKLFKSDPPPADYEADVDPDSLEVYSNAVIEPAFYELAKKQISDARKDSEERTKKAVEQAAKPDTSSAPVEGSAAAQHKDEEPVATAEQLVGNENIRFQGMRLAYFTLDRESKLGCLEKEDVKGRSEGDKIILNRIVSLKEDAGKSA; translated from the exons ATGCCTCCCAAGTTTGACCCCAACTCCCCAGAAAACGCCCCTCTTATTCAGCTCTTCCAGAGTCTCGGCCTCGCCAGCAACTCTGCCACAGAGCTCGTTCGTCAGCCTAAGTCTGGAAAGGCTTTCAAGTCCCTGATAGACGAGTACGGTCTTACAAACAACAAGTACGATGAGAAGCAAGCAGGAGCTCTTGTCAAGCTTAGCTCTGTGAGCGCTAAGCTGGGCAGTGAACAGAAGGATTTCCTCGTGCAGAAGATTGTGAAGGGGGATGTGAAGACTCCAGACCAGGTTACAG CGGCCGTCAAATTTGCAGAGAAAAATCCTGACTTGAAGGCGAACGAGGAGGCTTTCGACAAGGAATGTGGTGTTG GTATCAACATCACTCTTGCCGACCTCCCTGAACTCCTCAAATCATATATtacttctcttccttcaccccCTGAGGGCTGGAACAGTCTTGGTCCTATTCTTGGCGGCATCAAGGGTGGTGCTTCTGACCTTCG ATGGGCCAACGCCACGGAAGTTAAGTCCACCCTTGAATCCATATTCGTCTCTCTTTTCGGTACCAAGGAagccgccgccgccgctgcCGCTGCTAAGCCCAAAGCTAAGGCCCCCAAGGCCGCTGAAAAACCCGTTAAACCTGTCTCCACCACTGCTGCCGTTGCTAccaaatcttcttccgctaCCCCTGCTATCCCTACAAACATTTTTGAGGAAGGCTTCCTTTCCGAATTCCACAAAGTCGGTGAAAACCCCCAGAGTGATCCCAagttgaaggaggagcatTTGGCGTGGACAAAGGGGCAGGTGTACACCCGATTCCCACCAGAGCCTAATGGATACCTACATATTGGACACGTCAAGGCTATCATGGTCGACTTTGGTTATGCCAAATACCACGGTGGTCGAACATACCTCAG ATACGACGATACCAATCctgaagctgaagaaggccgATACTTTCAATCTATCCTCGAGACTGTTCGATGGCTTGGTTTTGAGCCTTGGAAGATTACTTACTCCAGCGACAACTTTGACAGGTTATACGAGCTCGCGGTTGAATTGATTCGGCGAGGAAAGGGATACGTCTGTACTTGTGACG CTGAGAAAATCAAGGAAGACCGAGGTATGGGCAAGGGGAACCCCATCCCTTGTGTGCACCGAGACCGACCTATCGAGGAGTCTCTTCATGAGTTTGAACGAATGAAGAATGGCGAGTataaggaaaaggaggcgtgcatgaggatgaagatggactTGAATAGCGGCAACCCTTATATGTGGGACACTGTTGCCTACCGAGTCAAGAAGGCGCCTCATCACAGGACCGGTGACAAGTGGA AGATCTACCCCACTTATGACTTTACACATTGTCTTTGTGATAGCATTGAGAACATCAC GCACTCTCTCTGTACCATCGAATTTATCCCCGCTCGTGAATCCTACGAATGGCTCTGTGACGCCCTCAGCGTTTACAAGGCTCGTCAGTACGAATTCGCACGTCTCAACCTCCAGGGTactttcctctccaaacGAAAGATCGCGAAGCTTGTCCAGAACGGCCACGTCAAGGACTGGGATGACCCTCGTCTTTACACTATCATCGCCCTTCGTCGACGCGGCATTCCTCCCGGCGCCTTGCTCTCCTTTGTTTCCGAGCTTGGTGTGACCAACATCCCTTCCACCACTGAAATTCAAAAGTTCGAATCTTGCGTCCGAGGTTACCTTGAGAGCTCCGCGCCCAGGTTGATGATGGTTCTCAACCCTATCAAAATCATCATCGACAATGTGCCCGACGATTACCGTGTCCAGGTCGAAGTGcctctccatcccaaaATCCCTGCTATGGGCACTGTCCAGACCATCTTCACCAAGGAAGTCTACATCGATGCTGACGATTTCAGAGAGGTCGATTCTCCCGACTACTTCCGTCTGGCCCCCGGCAAGTCTGTCGGCTTGTTCAAGGCTCCCTACCCTGTTACTTGCACATCCTTCACCAAGGACCCCGTTACCGGTCGTGTTACCGAGGTACATTGTACGCTCGCCGGCGAAGGCTTCAAGAAGCCAAAGGCTTACATCCAGTGGGTCAATGCGCCCGAGGCAGTTAAGATCGACGAAGTGCGATACTTCAAGAAGCTTTTCAAGTCTGATCCCCCTCCTGCGGACTATGAGGCAGATGTCGACCCCGATTCTCTTGAGGTTTACAGCAATGCTGTGATTGAGCCTGCGTTCTATGAACTTGCTAAGAAGCAGATCTCCGATGCGAGGAAAGACAGTGAAGAACGTACGAAGAAGGCCGTCGAGCAGGCTGCTAAGCCTGATACATCTTCTGCTCCTGTGGAAGGCAGTGCGGCGGCTCAGCacaaggatgaggagcCCGTAGCTACTGCTGAGCAGTTGGTGGGTAACGAGAACATCAGATTCCAGGGTATGAGGTTGGCGTACTTTACTTTGGACAGGGAAAGCAAGTTGGGCtgcttggagaaggaggatgtcaaGGGCAGGAGCGAGGGTGACAAGATTATACTAAACAGGATTGTCTCGCTCAAGGAGGATGCGGGCAAGAGTGCTTAG
- a CDS encoding histone binding protein, putative has product MSIVNIRNIELLNNPAKFDDPYNFRIKFEAIAPLVEDLDWRLIYVGSASSEEFDQELDNCSVGPIPAGINAFDFSAPAPAHHLLPSVEPDEILGVTVIIITASYREKEFVRVGYYVNTYYEDEELKENPPSVVQWDKLHRNVLIEKPKVTRFQNNWDSAPQLNTFDGQQPAAELPPSGGNPELFNAPLPPPVQRATAAGGMDVDQPMA; this is encoded by the exons ATG TCCATT GTAAACATTCGCAACATCGAGCTCCTTAATAACCCCGCCAAGTTTGACGATCCATACAACTTTAGGATCAAATTTGAAGCCATCGCACCTTTGGTAGAAG ACTTGGATTGGAGGTTGATCTACGTTGGAAGCGCTTCTTCTGAGGAATTTGACCAAGAACTTGATAACTGCTCTG TTGGTCCTATCCCCGCCGGTATAAACGCTTTCGACTTTTCAGCCCCTGCTCCTgcccaccatcttctcccctccGTCGAGCCAGATGAGATTCTCGGAGTGACTGTTATAATCATCACCGCTTCATACCGTGAAAAGGAATTTGTCAGAGTGGGATACTACGTCAACACGTACTacgaggacgaagagtTAAAGGAGAATCCTCCGAGCGTAGTGCAATGGGATAAGCTCCATAGGAACGTATTGATTGAGAAGCCCAAGGTTACTAG ATTCCAAAACAACTGGGACTCTGCCCCTCAATTAAATACTTTCGACGGCCAACAACCTGCGGCTGAACTGCCACCTTCGGGCGGTAACCCCGAACTCTTCAACGCGCCTTTACCTCCACCTGTCCAACGAGCGACCGCCGCCGGAGGAATGGATGTTGATCAACCTATGGCATAG
- a CDS encoding expressed protein, protein MALFPSTRSLIFPQFETYRLRSLDPSTDLSFSPLPQPGATQSRMGYNQQHLSFKEVRSRIGWDHLSVSGRRGVYIDKVWGVVGFVIQDDLTPTFVKLADLPEPISISEQQSEFPSVLPLSSTQWAISTGNGSIYILQSSSPESENFTGEIIARYDLHVDGQSGVEPAPFLLRAHHDLSDSDVRLLLTRSLHPNQGKVGYKSVQSTQFQLLEISLNPSVRNGVDSQPGKLEVKWALQGKDLPVWCAWQEDGWLILGEEEFREKVDESGQEETEDEKSKREREEKIARLGLGASLPADESALVNDKKDESMEVDEARGNPYSWTQDAEYLHLTIPVPDSVSRAVINIGFTSTNFSFTLSQTPSDLSPQLMELLSKPTRQLWTSIDVDASTWTFDSSKHIIEVDLKKIDENTRWPSVFFPAEDDDDAYEEVPETLSASTLAAVRETFNTIKTRGPDEPEMMHPAMPALLREEMDFDLDDGEDFGEGSGAYGELGGGNRVGRDVLVGYVEAGSGKASWSKSTNSVLSVPINGSDGNSIIVKQAVDGLVFRPTTDLSKKPWTHISTNPALAFVISSKHDLRFVRHLITSPTSHDPTSPSAFKKPKIDPEPVQSTVLAFDSGSSSAGQGNVYIYYPATSKTNAQQGVLSISGGERGALLGVGCVKVDGKDVVVALCENELVVLKGVL, encoded by the exons ATGgccctctttccatcaacGCGATCTCTTATTTTCCCTCAATTTGAGACCTATCGCCTTCGCTCTCTTGATCCCTCCACTGacctctccttttcccctctGCCCCAACCTGGGGCTACCCAGAGTCGGATGGGATATAACCAGCAGCATTTGAGCTTTAAGGAGGTCCGTTCACGTATAGGATGGGACCATTTGAGCGTCTCTGGACGACGAGGGGTATATATAGATAAAGTATGGGGTGTGGTAGGATTTGTCATTCAG GATGACTTGACCCCGACGTTTGTTAAGCTTGCAGACCTTCCTGAACCTATATCCATCTCTGAACAACAATCAGAGTTCCCTTCTGTGttacctctttcctcaacTCAATGGGCCATCTCAACAGGCAACGGCTCCATCTATATCCTTCAATCGTCATCCCCCGAAAGTGAAAACTTTACAGGCGAAATAATAGCAAGATATGACTTGCACGTGGACGGACAAAGTGGAGTTGAACCTGCCCCTTTCCTACTTCGCGCCCACCACGACCTTTCGGACAGCGATGTGCGTCTGCTGCTCACCagatctcttcatccaaacCAGGGAAAGGTAGGATATAAATCCGTTCAATCAACCCAGTTTCAATTGCTTGAAATCTCCCTGAACCCATCAGTCCGCAATGGTGTGGATAGCCAACCAGGCAAGCTTGAGGTCAAATGGGCTTTGCAAGGCAAGGATTTGCCTGTATGGTGTGCttggcaagaagatggttgGCTTATccttggagaggaagaattcAGAGAAAAAGTCGATGAATCAGGTCAAGAGGAAACTGAAGACGAGAAAAgcaaaagggaaagagaagaaaaaatcGCGAGGCTCGGCCTTGGTGCAAGTCTACCTGCAGATGAGTCTGCTCTCGTCAATGACAAAAAGGACGAGTCCATGGAAGTGGACGAGGCGAGAGGAAACCCATACTCCTGGACGCAAGATGCGGAGTATCTACACTTGACCATTCCAGTTCCGGACTCTGTTTCCAGAGCAGTTATCAATATAGGCTTCACTTCGACCAACTTTTCCTTTACCCTCTCACAAACCCCATCCGATTTATCACCTCAACTTATGGAATTGCTGAGTAAACCTACAAGACAACTGTGGACCTCAATAGACGTCGATGCCTCTACGTGGACCTTTGACTCGTCCAAACATATCATCGAAGTCGATCTAAAGAAGATCGACGAGAACACCCGCTGGCCATCTGTCTTTTTTCCtgccgaagatgatgatgatgcttATGAAGAAGTGCCCGAGACACTCTCTGCCTCAACTCTTGCTGCTGTGCGCGAAACATTTAATACCATCAAGACACGAGGCCCGGACGAGCCTGAGATGATGCACCCTGCGATGCCAGCACTCttgagagaagagatggatttTGActtggatgatggcgaggaCTTCGGGGAGGGCAGCGGTGCGTATGGCGAACTCGGTGGGGGAAACAGAGTCGGAAGGGATGTGCTTGTAGGATACGTTGAGGCTGGGTCCGGGAAGGCTAGTTGGTCCAAGTCGACCAACTCTGTCTTGTCCGTTCCTATCAATGGATCGGACGGTAACAGTATCATTGTTAAGCAAGCTGTCGACGGATTGGTTTTCCGCCCAACAACAGATCTTAGCAAGAAGCCTTGGACCCATATCTCCACCAACCCGGCACTTGCCTTTGTCATCTCCAGCAAACATGACCTCCGTTTTGTGCGCCACCTTATCACCTCCCCCACCTCCCACGACCCAACTTCCCCCTCCGCATTCAAGAAGCCCAAGATCGATCCTGAACCGGTACAATCCACCGTGCTCGCTTTCGACTCTGGTTCATCATCCGCTGGTCAAGGAAATGTGTACATCTATTACCCAGCTACAAGCAAGACTAATGCTCAACAAGGTGTTTTGAGCATAAGTGGTGGAGAGAGGGGAGCGTTGTTGGGGGTAGGATGTGTCAAGGTGGACGGAAAGGATGTGGTCGTGGCGTTGTGTGAGAATGAGCTAGTAGTGCTCAAGGGTGTGTTGTGA
- a CDS encoding tRNA (guanine-N2-)-methyltransferase, putative: MPRPSFGSRQFIATATRISSRKMTTQPRYTVPLKEPHPDNHSLHTESTTTIFLPNEGAFLNPVQHYNRDMSVAVIRAWNEMRKEELEEKWRIRLERRGGKPRPKKKKNKKATEGEAKAVTIDAEEEKAEKEGTMEVEGNALAEVKEGEEPVAGPSNGAGVSKFRAPSINILEALAATGLRSIRYAKEIPNVKYVLANDLSPSACEAMRRNVEFNGVGMDYEAPVKEEQEPKAEVVEMPRDEANEEIKEGGAVEHVEKKQEVQPEVKDEVGRRPGCRGRVKINEGDACAFMYNHRSAVGPSARVDVVDLDPYGTAAPFLDAAIGCISDGGLLAITCTDLAVLAGQQYPEKCYSNYGGTNVHAEYTHEAALRLVMHSLASVAARYGRYITPLLSFSIDFYVRLFVRIDTRPEQVKHLASQTGVVFTCQYCQTAVNQPFGKVISKETAKGKEMTAFKTVAGPTAGNGSACEECGGTMHLGGPLWLGPLQDNEFAKRVIKEIESTEKEYKTYNRMLGMLTLASQELPHPWFFTANRIAKSVHAPSLPMNKILSALLNAGYKISRSHCSPGAVKTDAPRSFIYDIMREEAKENPVRMDKIAEGSPARKILAKPITHTIDFTPHPDASLERQGKETFYQVNPLPNWGPAPRAKSLGEKRKAEVDAENGEGDAVVGGEGVKRIKVVVEEEEMMNA, encoded by the exons ATGCCTCGCCCATCGTTCGGCTCACGTCAATTCATTGCAACAGCAACACGTATATCCTCACGCAAAATGACCACTCAGCCACGATACACCGTCCCTCTCAAGGAACCCCATCCAGACAACCACAGCCTGCACACGGAATCAACAACGACCATCTTTCTCCCAAATGAAGGCGCTTTCCTCAACCCAGTCCAGCATTACAACCGAGATATGAGTGTGGCGGTAATCAGAGCATGGAATgaaatgaggaaagaagaacttGAAGAAAAGTGGAGAATcagactggagagaagaggcggaaaACCTAGGCctaagaagaagaagaacaagaaggcaACAGAGGGGGAAGCCAAAGCCGTTACTATtgatgctgaagaagagaaggcagagaaggaggggacTATGGAAGTTGAGGGTAATGCTTTGGCagaggtgaaggaaggtgaggaACCCGTTGCAGGGCCTTCAAACGGTGCTGGAGTT AGCAAATTCCGGGCGCCTTCCATCAACATTCTTGAAGCTCTTGCTGCCACCGGTCTTCGGTCCATCCGATACGCCAAAGAAATTCCCAATGTTAAGTATGTCCTTGCCAACGACCTTTCACCTTCTGCTTGTGAAGCTATGAGGAGAAACGTAGAATTTAACGGTGTAGGCATGGACTACGAGGCGCctgtgaaggaagagcaagaacCCAAGGCCGAAGTTGTTGAAATGCCCAGAGACGAGGCAAACGAGGAGATTAAGGAGGGTGGAGCCGTCGAGCAcgtcgagaagaagcaagaagtTCAGCCTGAAGTGAAGGATGAAGTTGGTCGAAGGCCAGGTTGTAGAGGACGAGTCAAGATTAACGAGGGCGATGCTTGTGCTTTCATGTATAACCACCGTTCCGCCGTTGGACCCTCTGCCCGTGTTGACGTTGTCGACCTCGACCCCTATGGTACTGCTGCTCCCTTCCTCGATGCCGCCATTGGCTGTATTTCCGATGGTGGTCTCCTCGCCATCACATGTACCGACCTCGCCGTGCTTGCTGGTCAACAGTACCCCGAAAAGTGTTACTCCAACTATGGAGGCACAAACGTTCACGCCGAGTACACTCATGAAGCTGCGTTGAGGCTTGTGATGCACTCTCTGGCGAGCGTTGCGGCACGATACGGGAGATACATCACACCTCTTTTGTCATTTTCAATCGATTTCTATGTGAGATTGTTTGTAAGGATCGACACCAGGCCGGAACAGGTCAAACACCTTGCTAG CCAAACTGGTGTAGTTTTCACTTGCCAATACTGTCAAACAGCTGTCAACCAACCGTTCGGCAAGGTCATCTCTAAAGAAACCgccaagggcaaggagaTGACCGCATTTAAGACTGTTGCAGGGCCCACGGCCGGTAACGGGTCTGCTTGTGAGGAATGCGGAGGGACTATGCAC CTTGGTGGACCTCTTTGGCTTGGTCCCTTGCAAGATAACGAGTTCGCCAAGCGTGTCATCAAGGAAATTGAGAGCACAGAAAAGGAATACAAGACGTACAACAGGATGTTGGGAATGTTGACGTTGGCTTCTCAAGAATTGCCCCATCCTTGGTTCTTCACTGCCAACCGAATCGCCAAATCTGTACACGCCCCTTCCTTACCTATGAACAAGATTCT CTCCGCCTTGCTTAACGCAGGTTATAAAATCTCCCGTTCCCACTGTTCCCCTGGTGCCGTCAAGACTGATGCGCCTCGTTCATTCATCTACGACATCatgcgagaagaagcaaaggAAAATCCTGTGAGGATGGATAAAATTGCAGAGGGATCGCCCGCTAGGAAGATCTTGGCAAAGCCTATCACTCACACGATCGACTTCACTCCCCACCCTGACGCTTCTCTGGAACGACAAGGTAAAGAAACATTTTACCAAGTCAACCCCTTACCGAATTGGGGTCCCGCGCCGAGGGCAAAGAGCCTTggtgagaagaggaaggcggaAGTGGATGCTGAGAATGGTGAAGGGGATGCCGTAGTAGGAGGGGAGGGTGTGAAGAGAATAAAAGttgtggtggaagaggaggaaatgatGAATGCTTag